Below is a genomic region from Fusarium oxysporum Fo47 chromosome XI, complete sequence.
TCGGATCTATTCCCTCTCATTCAACAACCGCTCGATTGATCCGAGCGTCGCCTTTTGTTCAATAGCTGTCGAACTCGGCCCTATCCAACCGGAGCATAAAATCCAGTTCACGTGATGTCACATCAATCGCCATCTCATTCTCGCAACGTGACTCCCGACTCaacctcagcatcaacataTAGCAAGTTCTCTGACTAGTAGAGTGTACGTTTCTGGAACTCTTACATGAGTCTCCTTTTCGGCCGCATAAACAAGGAGTTTAATGCATGGTAGGTTGGTGATTATTCTTTTGGTCTTTGCCTACTGACTGCTCTCAGGGTAAAATGGTCAGGCGATCTGGGACAAGCTTTGCTGATTATAGCTATGGCATTTCTTGTACGGCGTTTACGGAATGATATCACTGAAACGGAGTTTCTGATTATACCGCATGGTAGCTGTAGGTGGGATGGACTGAGCTTATATTAAATGTTGATAACTCTACAGGGATAGTAATATGCCTAGGCGCTACAAGAGTCATGGAGCTTACTGTTGATCATTTGCAACAAACTTGTCAATGGCTTCCGCGACGGGGAGCATTCTCACCAGTTCCAACTCTTGCATCATGGGATCTTAACTTCCAGTTGATGGCAATTCAATTTGGACATGGCAAGAGTACCATTTGTCGAGAGCAGCCTCCCATCGGAGATGATTTCTGGCTTCTAACAGAAAATGATAGCCGCAGAACTGGTGCATCTTCAATTCGGTGTGGCTTCTGCAAGTATACTTGGAACCGTATATTATGTCGAACTTGTGAGAGAGACGAGGCTCATGATGATGTCTGGGTTTGCAAACCATGCTCTGAAATGAATCGCCCATGCACATTTACCCCCGTCTGTGTGTCACTTGAACTTTGGGGTTCTAACCCGCCTGTGATCAACCTTTCTCCCTGGTCTAGGTTCCCAGACGGGCCTCACAAAAATCTTGCGTTCCATAATACTCTTTCACCTGCAGAACAAAGAATGGTGAGCTACATACAAGAACCATTCGGGGGACATTACAACAGTATTTCTTTGGAACTGCATGCAGATAACGAAGTCAGCCTCGGCACTCAGGATGATGATAcagaagaggatgaagaagaggatggagaagaggatgaagaagaggatgaagaagaagatgaagatgaagaataGGGAAACTCGATATGGGAAAACTGGGATTGGTGAGTTGGAAAAGGGTGGGCAGAAATAATCTTAATCTTGAGACAAGGAATAAGATGCAGAACAGTTTGGAATGTCTCTAGTTTGCTTGGCTTTGCTTATTTAAAACGGCATAATCGCTTTGAATTCAGGTGTTAGGTTTCTGTGAATCTGTTGCCCTACTGTGAAATCTCAGCTGAGATTTTAATTAACTTACTGAATTATTAATAACAGCTTTCTTCTACCAATCTTCTTATATGATTTCGTTCAGGCGTAGAATAGCAAGAGGAGCTATATGCTAGATCTCTGATACTGAAGTCCATATGGCCCAGATTACTTGGCTTAGTATTGATTTTACCAAGGAGGCAGCTGACAACTTTGTCAGATGTAGTGAACTGTTCTTTGTTAAACATGTGTATTCTGGAGCgaatcttcctcttcaaggACCTCGATAATATCGAATCCTCTCCGAGCAGCGCTAGAGTTGGATCACTACGGGCGCGAGCATTTTACCACCCACTTTAGATCTGAGATGGTAAGTTTGCCGTTCAAGATGTCTATTGACAATTTCAGAGCATATCGCAATATGTATCGCTCAGTATTCGGGATATATGGCTTGTCAGCTTTTTGCGATGACTCTATCAATAACGGTCAGAGCTCAGGTTTACCGCTTGCCCTTGATCCATTTGGAAGTGATGACACCGAAGCCAAGCGCAGCGCAACGCATCTACGAGAACTCGACAAGGGCTGTGATGTTAAAGTTCGAAGTAAGACTATCTTTGTTTGTAGTTCCATGATATGTTTTATAAGTGATACGCCTCAGCAAGTCGATCTTGCTGGGCGCCTCACTCACAAAGCCCAGTTTCCATGCCGAGAGTTCTTATCCCGATAGAGTTCAAGCCCAATTTATTATTTGACCCAGTCGCCAATAGACACTACCACCACCATATACAGCAGCACCGTAAAGTTTTAGGCAAGGAAAACAAGACCTAACGCGAAAGGAAGATCCAGGCTATTGCGCTAATCTAGAACGATGCACTCCTGGATGCAGTTCGAGCTTTTACGCCCGCCTTGGACAATCATCATGCCAGTTATTCTACGGCATTAGTCGGGAGATTTATATGTACGCCTGGAGATTCTCCTAATTACTTCTGCGTCCGCTTTCCAGTTCCTCGGTATCAGTGCTGACCATTCTTTCTCTATATCAGaccttattattaaagcATCCTGGAACATCGGTCTGTCAAATAAGCAAGTTTGCAGTCGCTATCCTCCCATACTGTCTCATAATCGTCATCTAAGGTCGATTCTCTATGTAGTTCTTGTTTCATATTAGAACCAGCAAGAATAAAAGCTCATCCACTACACGCGCCCACCTGTCGAGGGCCTCGACGAGGAGTAAGCTCATTTTCCAGTGTCTTATTTGAACTGGGCTAGTATCTAACTATAATAAGGAACGGTTCGGCACCGTATCAGAGAACATAAGTCAAGTCTTAAGTGTTAGAGAGGGTGCAGTTTTTACTGTCTAATCTGGCAGCAAGATTGACCCCAAGAGACCTAGAAATGGGACCTAAGCTGATACATACGGTAATCTTAAGAATTTACCAAATATCCATGCCAGCTTGTATCTTTGGGATATCACCACGACTTACAGGGCAAGCACTGGTTAGTAAATTTTTACACTTCGGCTAGCCTTTGTCTATTTTTATCCAGTGTTAATTTTTAGCTGCACAGAGAATACAAGAGAGTGATTCTAAAGATAAACAGTAGACAAGTTACTGCTACCACAATCTGGCAGGAACGCCTCCATCAAACAATCAACTTTGGCATCCTTGGCGCCTATTGAGAAAGCTATCCAGCTGTCCACGACGCTTTCAAGCAAAGTGCGCTTAAGTATCAATTACTTATCAGGGCATTTGATAGGTAGGATATCATCGGTAGCATCAAGAATGGTGATTATGAAGCcgatgagcttctggatATCAGAGATGATAAGAAGCACCAGCAAGTCTCTCTTTCAAGGTTTCTTGAGTCATCAGCTATGGAGGCATTAGACGACGATCTTTTAGGAGTCACAGCCCCACATGATTTTCCGGCACTTGGCAAAATCAACACTCTCTTATCGCTTGCCATTTAGGTGGATTACAATCGTCCTCCACATCATACACGCGGTAGGCATCCGATCAGATGGGCCAGGAGGACAGCATTCACCATTCTGTAAGTCTCCTATTACTGACTTTTTATAACTTACTGACCATTctgaagaaagaaggagaGAGTTGGCTTTAATGTCGGCGACTTTGCGGTGGTTCGGGATGGACAAGTCGCACGCGTGGATGGCATTTTCAGACATCAGCTGATTACCTGAGGACACTGGCCGTATGTTCTTCGTGAACAATTCGCTTGCAATAAATCCAGCCATAGAAAGGATGGTATCTTGGAATGCCCGTTCTATGGTCTTGGTGAGCAATAGATTGTTGGCCTCCTAGCTTCAAGTTCTCAAAAGGAGTGGGTAGTAGAGAGGAAAGATCGTACTGCGCTCTACACGTTGTATGATTGATATTTCGTTTAGAACTTCCAATGCCTCCACAAGCATATATTTTACAGCACCAATAGATTACATCTGCTCATAATTTACGGCCTGTAATTTTACATCAGGCGCAGCTTAGTAGGTTAGATCTATTATTATATGAATTTTACCAGCTAGTTCGTTTTACCTGTAACTGGCAGTAGCCAAGCAGGGCATCACTGATCGGTCGACTTGTGTATATTTTAGAGCATTTTACTAATATCTCTGGCAAACAGTAAAAATAAGGTGTAGAATTTCAAGAAGACCTAATCGATTCATGGAATTTTACTTGTATATTCATTATCTGTCTTTTGATCACCTACCAAATGAGTGAGGTCAACTCTAGAGCTACCAAACCGTAGCTGGATTTACCTGCAAGGAGGCTCCTGCCCAACTTAGGAAGTTGAGCATAGCAAGTATACGCGTCGCCACTTATTAGTGGTTCGTAAAATCAGGGTTAACTTACCTGCCTCCGTCCAAACTTTCCCCTCACCAAAATGGTGATCGAACACCTTCTGTCAACAATTGCCCCGTCATCAAAGAGAAGTCATCACGAAACCATCACTGCTAACAGGAGTATAAACGAGCAGAGTTTTTAGCCGCGGATGATCGAGTGCTAAAAAAACGAAATCAGCCCATGTTGTTCCCTCGCGTACAagtctcaacatcaacgcAGTTAACTACCCTTCCAACAGGGCGACCACGGCATGATCACGAAACTTCGGCTACTGTTTGAGCGCATGAGCGAGTTTATTGATGACTACCTCAACAAGGCAACGGGTCAGAACACTGTCGAGGCATATCTTCAGCCCCCGCGCGGTACATACATCGATACCCTTGGCCCACAGCGCATCACTCTGCATGACTTGGACCCCAAAGAGAGACTTCATCTCTTTCAAGCGTTCGTCAAGTTCGAGGTCCTCTGCAAGTTAAGCAGCAAATGAGTCGATGCCGCACTGACAACGATTCAATAACGATTCAATTGATGTTGGTGCCCGAATTAAACAGCTGGGAGGAGAAGGCTTTGATGTATGTATATGAATATATGAGAGCCTCCTATAGCGCGATATTTGCCCAGTTCGCACGCGTGCAGACGTTCAAGCAGTACAAGAAGACTTGCGATCATCTGAGACGGACTAAGCGTGAGGAGTCATTCTTTCTCGAAACGATGTGTTTTGATCCCCATTATCCCTTTCTCCGTCATTAGTTTCCTGCGTATTCAGTCGCTTACCCCGAGGTGCTACCTTGGTGTGGGTTTGATGTGTTGTCGCACCTAATGATGgaggcgaagaaggcaaaACGCACACCAATCTGGATTGCGAGGATGTGTTCAAGGTATGACCGGAGGAGCTACGACTGGGCTCAGTACATTATTCGTAAAGTCGTGGAGAATCTATCTTGAGAGGAAGAATGAGCTCAATTGAACAATCGACTCGCACGACAATCCAATCGTACGTATACAGAAGCCAACCAATCCACAAGAACACAACGCAACGTATACCAACAGCGAGCTTGGGAGTTCTTCAATGACGCGAGATTGTGTCCTGGTCAAAAAGCCCATTTCccgacagaagaagagataaAGACAGGGATAGCGAGACTGAAAAACAAACGGATGATGGAAACGAGGAAGCAATGGAAGGATTACTTTGACAAGAAAAGGTCCAACCCTCCTTGGTACAAGTCCCCAACGAAATGCGAAAGTTATACCGCGGTTATGAAACTGGAAGAAGACCGGGAGATTTATGACGAGGGTTTGACCGCTCCGCCATTCTTTGCGTTGCATTAGGCGAGACATCGTGAAGGAACTCGAAGAGTAGCACATATGTCACGGGGTTTGACTAAGAGATATTTGGAGAAGAAACGAAAAGCCTTTGCAGGTaaaacatcatcaagatatatataatggCAGGAGAACTGGGGTCCATAAAAGATTGGATATTACCATAAGGGTTCTTCAACTGTCAACTTCCAATCTAATCCAGTGCTCATGCCTGAATCATTTCTTTTGTGAAACACCAAATGTAGTTAAATGCGGCCAATCTACTCTGGTCAGTACTATATGTACATCTCGATGTAGAAAACTCACCAAATGTCGTTCTTTGAGTATTAATTCGCGTGACGTCAACTCGCTGACCAACCGTTAAGGATTTGCTCGTCGCGTCACCGTAACAAAAGCCATAGCGCCCAAAGACAGGACTCCATTTCGCTCCCTTATCCACTCTTCGATCCTTGTTGAGTTTTTTCCAGACCGTGCCGTGATCATCAGTAGCAGTCTTTCCGGTGTTGTAGTCAACAGTGATACTCTGGCATCTATAGCAATTTGCTGTCAACGGCATGCGTATTCCACCTGCAAAAGTGAGTTCGCCCCAGAAATCTTCGGCGAATGCCTTGGAGGCGCCGCGGACAACAATGTTGGGACGGAATTTGGTAATGTCCATAGAGCAACCCTCGTCAAGACGTGAAGAAACTTCGTTGTTGGACTCTTCTGTGACGACTAGGTAGTGGGCGAGATCGTTGAAGGCAAGCCGCTCGGGCGGGTGAGATAAAGGAGGGAGAATGTTTTTGATACGCTCGGTGAAAGAGGCTTTCTTCAAAGCGTCTGAGCTGTGAGGAGCCAGGGAACCCAGAACGGCTCTTGACTCGTTCCCGATGTAAACAAGTCggacttcatcaccaaggcGGTCAGAGAACCATTGCGACAGCTCATCTCCCATATCATAGGCTTTGGCCTTGCTGGTATGCAGACTGGTTTCGATCGTCTTCCGACCTTCAACAGCAGGCTTTAGAGGGAAGTCGACGCTATCGTCTGCCTTGTCTCCAGTCCATCTTACCGTGACTTGGCCCTTCTCATGGTCGACTGAAGCTGAAAAGAGAGCGAGTTTCAAGTGATATCCGATCAACATTGTCTCATACGAAAGGTTGCTGTTTTCATCTCGGTTGACCTTTTGCAGGGAAAAGGTCCTGTCTCCCTCGAAACCATATGGACCGAGACGCGCTTTTGTCAAAGAAGTTCCTCGGATACCCTTGACTGGGTAAACATATAACTTTGGGATATTGTTAGCCGGAACTTTTTTTGTGTGAGCTTACTTACTTGAGTGACTTCCAATCCAGTTTCCTGCGCCTTGGTACTGGAAACAAGCAGGAACAAACCTGCCAGGATAGCGAAGGCACTCAAGGTAATTGACAGGATAGTATAGTCAcccattctcttctttttcagTGATTTTGAGAGTTGAGAGGGGAAGTTATCGAGGGAGCGGAGGGGCATCCGCAGCAGTGATATACAAAGCGTCTCCAGTAGTTCTTAGTGACACTGAGTATGACGTGCGGCTATCGAGAGCTAAACCACAAAAGGTAAATTGATAGCCCACTGTTGACCAACCGTGGCATCGCATTGGTTCGGTAGTCGATGGGGACTAGGACGAACAGAGAAGGAAAACGGACCTCAGTTCTAGGGTGAGCATCCGAAGTTTTCGAACCCATCCAGCTCCACCAAAAAAGACTTGAGCATCATGGACACCTCGGAATTTCAACAATCGCACCGCGTAATTGGTTTAGTGGTAAAATTCTCCGTTGCCATTCGAGCAGCGTCGGGgagcccagggttcgattccctgaTTACGCATTCAAAAGCTGTAATAGCCTCTTCACGATCTTTTTGTGGTGTTGTGCAATTTCTTTTTGCACTGGAGTTTTTCAGGTCGCCAAACAATGGTACCCAGCCTGCAGACAAACATTGCGAAAAGGCACGAAAGCTGAAGCAAACCAACTGAGGTGAGACAAGAATGCAGTGTATCGTATCTACTGATTGGCAACTTGGCATGTATTGGCTTGACTACGTTATGTCAAAAGCCTCACTGAAAGTGTCACTTTCGCAAGATATCGATTGGGGCATCATTTGCAGCGCCTTGCATTAAATCCGTCGTATTTCTATGAAAgtttaaaaaagaaaagattTATAGCGAAAGTAATACATAATCTCATATGGTCCACTTTACAGTGAagtctcaagctcaagagccttcttgatggcgGGTAGAACTGTACCGTCGTTCCAGTTCCAGATCAAACCGCTGTTGTGTCCAGCAAACACAGCACCGGTCCAGTAAGTGTTGCGATATCCCTCAAGCGCAATGAGATCGCGGTAAAAGCCCTTGGCAATGTCGTGGCCGGTGACGTGGAGGTAGTAAGGAGCATGGTCCTCAAGCATAGGGAAAGTACActtctcagcagcatcagcgGGGGCACCGCCAACACGAGCCAGAGTGGTGAGTTCCTTGCGCACCAGAGCCTTGGCGTCCTCGAGGGTGTAGTCGGTGTTGTCGAAGGCAGTGCCGATGAGAAAGTCGTCGGGTGAACCAGTTTGGAAGTAGCCGTTGTTACCAGGGACGAGGGGAATGTTGGCGGGGGTGAGAGCACCGACGTTCTGAAGACCGTTCTCAAGACCGGGAATGTGAGCAACACCGGCGACGTAGCCGAAAGCAGAGAATTTGGTGATGAGCTTCCTCTCCTTTTCGCAAAGATCGAAcatcttggtgttggcgcGTGTCTGAGGAATGGCAACGACGAGCTTGCGGGCCCGGAGGGTGATGGTCTTGCCATTCCGCTTGAAGACGACAACAACGCCCTTACCGGCAGCGTTTCGTCGAACACTGACAACCTCGGAGTTGAGGTAGATGCTGTCACCGAGCACCTTGGCAGCAGCTTCGTAGATGCTTCGGGTGTCGCCTGAGGCAGCAACGAGGAACTCGCTAGAAACACTCTGAAGAAGACCAGGGCCGAACTTCTTGATACCGTAGATGGTGGGGATGGCGGTGATATTGCCGGGGTACCAGTTCAGCTGGCTGATGAGAGGTAGGATGGCGCTGAAGTTGTTCTTCGCAGCGAATTCTCCGAAAGGTAGAAGAAGCTCCTGGGGAACAGGGTTGGGGATCAAATAACCTTGGTCGATCCAGGGATACTTGGGGAGGACGTTCTGAGCATAGGCTTGCATAGCAGCGGCCATGGCCTCCTTAGTAGCAGCGGCCTGAGCCTGCGACTGAGCAGGAATAGGGATGCCCAGAGTGAAGTCATACTGCTTGTTTGTGCTGGTGGTAGCAGAGAAGGGA
It encodes:
- a CDS encoding uncharacterized protein (expressed protein); translation: MAAAMQAYAQNVLPKYPWIDQGYLIPNPVPQELLLPFGEFAAKNNFSAILPLISQLNWYPGNITAIPTIYGIKKFGPGLLQSVSSEFLVAASGDTRSIYEAAAKVLGDSIYLNSEVVSVRRNAAGKGVVVVFKRNGKTITLRARKLVVAIPQTRANTKMFDLCEKERKLITKFSAFGYVAGVAHIPGLENGLQNVGALTPANIPLVPGNNGYFQTGSPDDFLIGTAFDNTDYTLEDAKALVRKELTTLARVGGAPADAAEKCTFPMLEDHAPYYLHVTGHDIAKGFYRDLIALEGYRNTYWTGAVFAGHNSGLIWNWNDGTVLPAIKKALELETSL